A window of the Ipomoea triloba cultivar NCNSP0323 chromosome 14, ASM357664v1 genome harbors these coding sequences:
- the LOC116005235 gene encoding DNA damage-repair/toleration protein DRT100 produces the protein MGRFVFLYISSLLLTAMISGVKSCPPSDRAALLAFKNGFHEFKVGVFKTWEGENCCKGWYGVSCDPEIHRVADINLRGESEDPILANKTGFMTGSISPEICKLERLSSLTIADWKGISGSIPECITSLPYLRIIDLIGNKLSGRLPADIGRLSRLTVLNVADNALNGRIPRSIANLTDLKHLDLRNNRFSGGIPRTFGRLRMLSRALLSGNRFIGPVPNSVSYIYRLADLDLSMNRLSGPIPVSLGKMPVLATLNLDGNNFSGSIPPQLLSSGISILNLSHNAIEGHIPDAFLPKSYFMVMDLSYNKLTGNIPSSIKTASYIGHLDVSHNHLCGPIPSGPPFDRLEASSFVFNDCLCGKPLRAC, from the coding sequence ATGGGTAGATTCGTCTTTTTATACATTAGTAGTCTACTTTTGACGGCGATGATCTCCGGCGTGAAATCGTGCCCGCCGTCGGACAGGGCGGCGCTGCTGGCTTTCAAGAATGGGTTTCATGAATTCAAGGTGGGGGTATTCAAGACGTGGGAAGGGGAAAACTGTTGTAAAGGGTGGTATGGAGTGAGTTGTGACCCGGAGATTCACCGAGTCGCCGACATTAACCTCCGAGGCGAATCGGAGGACCCGATTCTCGCGAATAAAACCGGGTTCATGACCGGTTCGATTTCGCCCGAGATATGTAAACTCGAGCGGCTTTCCAGCCTTACGATAGCGGATTGGAAGGGGATTAGTGGGTCCATCCCGGAGTGCATTACTTCCTTGCCGTACCTCCGAATCATTGATTTGATCGGAAACAAGCTCTCCGGTCGGCTCCCGGCTGATATAGGCCGGTTGAGCCGGCTCACTGTGTTAAACGTGGCGGATAACGCCCTCAACGGCCGGATCCCCCGGTCCATCGCTAACCTCACCGATCTGAAGCATTTAGATCTCCGGAACAACAGATTCTCCGGCGGAATCCCGAGAACCTTCGGCCGGCTTAGAATGCTGAGCCGGGCATTGCTGAGCGGAAACCGGTTCATCGGTCCAGTCCCCAACTCGGTTTCCTACATCTACCGTCTCGCCGATTTAGACCTCTCAATGAACCGCCTCTCCGGTCCAATCCCGGTTTCTCTGGGGAAAATGCCGGTTCTCGCCACACTAAACCTCGACGGCAACAATTTCTCCGGCAGCATTCCGCCGCAGTTGCTGAGCTCCGGCATAAGCATACTAAACTTAAGCCACAACGCGATTGAAGGCCACATCCCCGACGCTTTTCTCCCCAAATCATACTTCATGGTAATGGATTTATCCTACAATAAACTCACCGGAAATATTCCAAGCTCGATCAAAACCGCGTCATATATCGGCCACCTTGACGTCAGCCACAACCATCTCTGCGGTCCAATCCCGTCCGGTCCACCGTTCGACCGGCTGGAGGCCTCATCTTTCGTCTTCAACGACTGTCTCTGTGGGAAGCCACTTAGAGCCTGTTAA
- the LOC116005279 gene encoding probable anion transporter 5, with translation MGSKRFPTRYLIVFLTFICTCVCYIERVGFSIAYTVAADAAGINQTSKGMILSSFYYGYACSQVPGGWAAQKIGGRRVLLFSFILWSLTCALVPLDPNREIVLIIARLLVGVAQGFIFPSIHTVLAQWVPPHERSRSVSLTTSGMYFGAAIGMLLLPSLVKFRGPQSVFLAEAALGALWSLLWLKYASDPPRSEHPKATAAGFGETLLPLKGNLKMKLENGVHSSRSPKIPWKRIVFCLPVWAIVVNNFTFHYALYVLMNWLPTYFELGLQHSLQEMGSSKMMPYFNMFVFSNIGGVVADYFITRRIFSVTNTRKILNTVGFIIASFALMAIPTFGTPGGALFCSSIALGFLALGRAGFAVNHMDIAPKYAGILMGVSNTAGTLAGIVGVDLTGRLLEAAKSAELDLTSPDSWTAVFYIPGFLCIFSSLAFILLSTGERIFD, from the coding sequence ATGGGGAGCAAGAGGTTTCCAACACGTTACTTGATTGTATTCTTGACATTCATCTGCACTTGTGTCTGTTATATAGAGCGTGTGGGCTTCTCTATTGCCTATACGGTTGCTGCTGATGCTGCTGGAATAAACCAGACGAGCAAAGGGATGATCCTTTCTTCATTTTACTATGGGTATGCCTGCTCGCAGGTTCCCGGTGGCTGGGCCGCTCAGAAAATTGGAGGAAGGCGTGTGCTTCTCTTTTCATTTATATTATGGTCTCTAACTTGTGCTTTGGTACCGCTTGATCCAAATCGAGAAATTGTTTTGATAATTGCCCGCTTGCTTGTTGGGGTGGCCCAAGGTTTCATCTTTCCCTCTATTCACACTGTCCTAGCACAATGGGTACCACCACATGAAAGATCAAGATCTGTTTCTCTTACAACTTCTGGAATGTATTTTGGTGCAGCTATAGGAATGCTTTTGCTTCCTAGCCTTGTAAAGTTCAGAGGTCCTCAATCTGTATTTCTTGCTGAAGCAGCTTTAGGCGCCCTGTGGTCTTTACTCTGGTTAAAGTATGCTAGCGATCCGCCTCGTTCTGAGCATCCAAAAGCAACTGCTGCTGGCTTTGGGGAAACATTACTACCCCTCAAAGGGAATTTAAAGATGAAACTGGAGAATGGAGTACATTCTAGCAGAAGTCCCAAAATCCCTTGGAAGCGAATTGTCTTCTGCCTACCAGTTTGGGCAATTGTTGTGAACAATTTCACTTTTCATTATGCTCTCTATGTGCTAATGAACTGGCTTCCCACATATTTTGAACTGGGCCTCCAGCATAGCCTTCAAGAAATGGGGTCTTCCAAGATGATGCCTTACTTCAACATGTTTGTGTTCTCAAATATTGGTGGGGTGGTTGCTGATTACTTTATTACGAGGAGAATCTTTTCTGTAACTAATACCAGAAAAATTTTGAACACTGTGGGTTTCATTATAGCTTCTTTTGCATTGATGGCAATTCCCACTTTTGGAACACCTGGCGGGGCTTTGTTTTGCTCATCTATTGCTCTTGGGTTCCTAGCTCTTGGAAGAGCCGGGTTTGCTGTCAATCACATGGATATTGCTCCAAAGTATGCTGGAATTCTTATGGGTGTTTCCAATACAGCTGGTACATTAGCTGGCATTGTGGGTGTTGATCTTACCGGTCGACTACTTGAAGCTGCTAAAAGTGCTGAACTAGATCTTACAAGTCCAGATAGTTGGACAGCGGTTTTTTATATTCCAGGGTTCCTCTGCATTTTCAGCTCTTTAGCTTTTATATTATTGTCAACGGGAGAGAGAATTTTCGACTGA